The Microcebus murinus isolate Inina chromosome 4, M.murinus_Inina_mat1.0, whole genome shotgun sequence genome has a segment encoding these proteins:
- the LOC105861289 gene encoding olfactory receptor 5L1-like: MGKENCSTVTEFILLGLSDAPELQVLLTLMFLLIYGVTVLANLGMTLLIHVSSGLHTPMYFFLSHLSFIDFCYSSIIVPKALANILNRDKSISFLGCMMQLYLFCSFAVTEVFLLAVMAYDRFVAICNPLLYMVTMSQKLCVGLVSCCYFCGTLCSLIHLCLTLEIPSYRSNVINHFFCDLPPLLSLACSDVTVNEVLLFIVATVNEVITIVIILPSYLFIVITILRMRSAEGRRKAFSTCASHLTAIVVFHGTILSIYCRPSSGTSGDADKVATVFYTVVIPMLNPLIYSLRNKDVKEALRKVLGSKMYS, translated from the coding sequence ATGGGCAAAGAAAACTGCTCCACTGTGACAGAGTTCATTCTCCTTGGACTATCAGATGCCCCTGAGCTACAAGTCTTACTCACATTGATGTTCCTCCTCATCTATGGAGTCACAGTTTTGGCCAACCTGGGTATGACACTACTGATTCATGTGAGCTCTGGGCTTCATACCCCTATGTATTTCTTCCTCAGCCACTTATCCTTTATAGATTTCTGCTACTCCTCAATCATCGTGCCAAAGGCGTTGGCTAATATCCTCAACAGAGACAAATCCATCTCCTTCCTGGGATGCATGATGCAGTTATACTTATTCTGTTCATTTGCAGTCACTGAGGTCTTCCTGCTGGCagtgatggcctatgaccgctttGTGGCCATCTGTAACCCACTGCTGTACATGGTCACCATGTCTCAGAAGCTCTGTGTGGGGCTGGTATCTTGCTGCTACTTCTGTGGGACGCTGTGTTCTCTAATCCATTTGTGTTTAACCCTTGAAATCCCATCTTATAGATCCAATGTGATTAACCACTTCTTCTGTGATCTACCCCCTCTCTTAAGTCTTGCTTGTTCTGATGTCACTGTGAATGAGGTGCTGTTGTTCATAGTGGCTACTGTCAATGAGGTCATTACCATTGTGATCATCCTCCCTTCCTACTTGTTTATTGTCATCACCATCCTGAGGATGCGCTCTGCAGAGGGAAGGCGCAAAGCTTTTtccacctgtgcctcccacctCACGGCCATTGTGGTCTTCCATGGGACGATCCTTTCTATTTATTGCCGGCCCAGTTCGGGTACCAGTGGGGATGCTGACAAAGTGGCCACAGTGTTCTACACTGTAGTGATTCCCATGCTGAACCCCCTGatctacagcctgaggaacaAGGATGTAAAGGAGGCTCTCAGGAAAGTGTTGGGATCCAAAATGTATTCATAA